One stretch of Malus domestica chromosome 14, GDT2T_hap1 DNA includes these proteins:
- the LOC103454217 gene encoding G-type lectin S-receptor-like serine/threonine-protein kinase At2g19130, translated as MASVTISPGQSLSGSQTITSPGGKFELGFFTPGNSQNYYIGIWYKNLANRTVVWVANRQQPVSEPKLSVLELVENGNLTLTSPSRVAIWSTNSRSMASNSALAKLLDNGNFVITDAFNSSVVKWQSFDYLTNTWLPGAELGYNNRTKRKQVLTPWRNSKNPALGPFSFELDEIPLPYSISSYPDTFTRGTIEINGQLKFYAWDQGFRGWTLLSVEPSDQCAVQGSCGAFSICHQQSSPRCGCLKGFEPKVRENWKLEDYSDGCVRKTPFHCSPGESYSFLTLTDVEKRYNKNFKENFYVSIDQCRLECLINCSCTGFTYNSFDSGRCYMWIGDLYDIVATSESHSISYPPFVTGLNIRIVDSTSEMKRKTTWIVIGVIAGFFSILSAATVVVFFRRRWSAGAFVTTDDFLVLYKHRDLRRATNNFSEKLGEGAFGSVFKGMLPNSTAIAVKELKSMNQGEKQFRAEVGTIGAIHHINLIRLRGFCTNASKRFLVYDYMPNGSLHSLLLGNNPIVLDWKARYHIAVGIARGLAYLHEECRDCIIHCDVKPENILLDSEYSPKLADFGLAKLLGRHHSRVLTTMRGTVGYLAPEWFSGEAITPKADVFSYGMLLIEVISGRRNMEGLDNGVENFRPLWLANAVNKVEDLFAVLDCRLEGQADGDELSRVCKVACWCIQEDEKDRPTMRQVVQILEGVSDIGTPPVPQFLQRLIKFPAEGINYQETTSGSGAWLCSDVQSAFQAEVSNCATKSHEDQMKGVRVLVL; from the coding sequence ATGGCGTCTGTCACCATCTCTCCAGGCCAATCTCTCTCCGGCAGCCAAACAATCACCTCTCCAGGTGGAAAATTTGAGCTCGGTTTCTTCACACCAGGTAATTCTCAAAACTATTACATAGGCATTTGGTACAAAAATCTGGCCAATCGAACAGTAGTTTGGGTTGCAAACAGACAACAACCTGTTTCTGAACCGAAACTTTCAGTATTAGAGCTTGTCGAAAATGGAAACTTGACCTTAACTAGCCCCTCCAGAGTTGCAATATGGTCGACGAATTCAAGATCAATGGCCTCTAATTCTGCTTTAGCAAAGCTTCTTGACAATGGGAACTTTGTCATAACAGATGCATTTAATTCATCTGTTGTTAAATGGCAGAGTTTCGATTACCtgacaaatacttggctgcCGGGTGCTGAGCTTGGATACAATAATCGTACCAAGAGAAAACAAGTTCTTACACCCTGGAGAAACTCGAAAAACCCTGCACTTGGtcctttttcttttgagttAGATGAAATACCTTTGCCTTATAGTATATCTTCCTATCCTGATACCTTTACTAGAGGCACAATAGAAATCAATGGTCAACTCAAGTTTTATGCCTGGGACCAAGGCTTTAGGGGATGGACTTTGCTTTCTGTTGAACCATCGGACCAGTGTGCGGTCCAGGGGTCGTGTGGTGCTTTTAGTATTTGCCACCAGCAGAGCTCTCCTCGTTGTGGTTGCCTCAAAGGATTTGAACCCAAAGTCAGGGAAAATTGGAAACTAGAGGACTACTCAGATGGTTGTGTGAGGAAAACTCCTTTTCACTGCAGCCCAGGGGAAAGTTACTCATTTTTGACGTTAACTGATGTTGAAAAACGATACAATAAAAACTTTAAGGAAAATTTCTATGTGAGCATTGATCAATGCAGATTAGAATGCTTAATAAACTGCTCATGCACTGGCTTTACTTATAATTCTTTCGATAGTGGTCGGTGTTACATGTGGATAGGGGATCTATATGATATAGTGGCAACCTCCGAATCTCATTCCATAAGTTATCCTCCATTCGTCACAGGATTGAATATCCGGATTGTGGATTCTACAAGTGAGATGAAGAGAAAGACCACTTGGATTGTGATTGGAGTAATTGCAGGGTTCTTTTCCATCTTAAGTGCTGCCACTGTCGTGGTATTTTTCAGAAGGAGATGGTCAGCAGGAGCATTTGTGACTACGGACGATTTTTTGGTGCTTTACAAGCATAGAGATTTAAGAAGAGCAACAAACAACTTCTCCGAAAAACTCGGGGAAGGAGCCTTTGGTTCTGTATTCAAGGGGATGTTGCCTAACTCAACAGCCATAGCAGTGAAAGAGCTGAAAAGTATGAACCAGGGAGAGAAACAATTTCGTGCTGAAGTGGGAACTATCGGCGCAATCCACCACATTAATCTTATTCGCCTCCGGGGATTCTGCACGAACGCTTCGAAGAGGTTTTTAGTTTATGATTACATGCCAAATGGTTCTCTGCATTCTCTTCTACTTGGAAACAACCCAATAGTGTTGGATTGGAAGGCTAGATATCACATTGCAGTAGGGATTGCGAGAGGATTGGCTTACCTCCATGAAGAATGCAGAGACTGCATAATACACTGCGATGTTAAGCCAGAGAACATCTTGTTGGATTCAGAATACAGTCCCAAATTGGCGGATTTTGGTCTTGCAAAACTCTTGGGGAGACACCACAGCCGGGTTTTAACAACCATGAGGGGAACTGTGGGCTATCTCGCACCAGAATGGTTTTCGGGTGAAGCCATCACACCAAAAGCCGATGTCTTTAGCTATGGCATGCTGCTGATTGAGGTCATATCAGGGAGGAGAAACATGGAAGGGTTAGATAACGGGGTTGAAAACTTCCGTCCTTTGTGGCTCGCTAACGCAGTTAATAAAGTGGAAGATCTTTTCGCCGTGTTAGATTGCAGGTTGGAAGGCCAAGCTGATGGAGATGAACTAAGTAGAGTGTGCAAAGTGGCTTGTTGGTGCATTCAAGAAGATGAGAAGGATAGGCCAACAATGCGGCAGGTGGTTCAAATTCTTGAGGGCGTTTCGGACATCGGTACTCCGCCAGTCCCGCAGTTCCTCCAGCGCCTTATCAAATTTCCGGCAGAAGGCATTAACTACCAGGAGACTACGTCCGGTTCGGGTGCATGGTTATGCTCCGATGTCCAAAGTGCATTTCAAGCCGAAGTCAGCAACTGTGCAACGAAAAGTCATGAGGATCAGATGAAGGGCGTGAGGGTTCTAGTATTATGA